Proteins found in one Oceaniferula flava genomic segment:
- a CDS encoding ion channel, producing MLFIILRRLLQLGKISLLGRICIALSGAFLLNLIFGIGFYYAERDIQTELTLTDSIWWAMVTMTTVGYGDYYPQSFIGRFFIAYPCFILGIGLIGYLLGSLAEALIDFTARKRKGLAPCKMKNHIIICHCPSETKVLQIVQEIRATPKHRDTPIVLLCNSIEEISHTMRKEGIEFVKGDPTDDLALERANIRLASGAFILAKDAHSAASDACTYAIGSIIEHIEEETGSSINTVAELVNERSLRMVSHSSIDSAVATEGICDRILVQEFLHPGLHGVFSQLLSNKVGSQLYIFDTKLKGKPIFELQKAALDSPEELQIIGIKRGDESMLNPAKSVVIEPDDQLFVLTEKRQHFVAFENSLIA from the coding sequence ATGCTCTTCATTATTCTGCGCCGCTTGCTCCAACTGGGGAAAATATCTCTGTTAGGGCGTATCTGCATCGCTCTTTCGGGCGCGTTTTTACTCAACCTCATCTTCGGTATCGGCTTTTATTACGCCGAGCGCGATATCCAGACCGAGCTCACTCTCACCGACTCTATCTGGTGGGCGATGGTCACCATGACCACGGTCGGCTATGGCGATTATTACCCGCAGTCGTTCATCGGTCGCTTCTTCATCGCTTACCCCTGCTTCATCCTCGGCATTGGCCTGATCGGTTACCTGTTAGGAAGCCTTGCCGAGGCCCTCATTGATTTCACCGCCCGTAAACGTAAAGGACTAGCCCCTTGTAAAATGAAAAACCACATCATCATCTGCCACTGCCCCTCAGAGACCAAAGTCCTGCAGATCGTGCAGGAGATCCGCGCGACGCCGAAACACCGTGACACCCCCATCGTGTTACTCTGCAATAGCATCGAGGAAATCTCGCACACCATGCGCAAGGAAGGGATCGAGTTCGTCAAGGGAGACCCCACCGATGACCTGGCTCTCGAGCGGGCGAACATTCGGCTGGCATCCGGCGCATTCATCCTCGCCAAAGACGCCCACAGCGCAGCCAGCGATGCCTGCACCTACGCCATCGGTTCCATCATCGAACACATCGAAGAAGAAACCGGCAGCAGCATCAACACGGTGGCAGAGCTGGTTAATGAGCGAAGCCTGCGCATGGTCAGCCACTCCAGCATCGATAGCGCGGTGGCCACCGAGGGCATCTGCGATCGCATCCTGGTGCAGGAATTTCTCCACCCCGGGTTGCACGGTGTCTTTTCCCAACTGCTGTCGAACAAAGTCGGCAGCCAGCTCTATATCTTCGATACCAAACTCAAGGGCAAACCAATCTTCGAGCTGCAAAAAGCCGCCTTGGACAGCCCCGAGGAGCTGCAAATCATCGGTATCAAACGTGGCGACGAAAGCATGCTGAACCCGGCCAAATCGGTGGTCATCGAACCGGACGACCAACTTTTTGTCCTCACGGAAAAACGGCAGCATTTTGTCGCTTTCGAAAATTCTCTGATCGCTTAA
- a CDS encoding DUF350 domain-containing protein — protein MFDNAFDFSPLSDLADWRVAVYLIVAAVILWLAKLVNQACAGYSLNDQLTKEDNKAVAVSFAGFLLSLCLVIHGILTAPASLKVLEADENAWLLDLGSTAVWSGIACILLLVSRVFNDKVLFPKFSNKKELVTDRNIGMGAAQAGSYIATALVIRAVLGDEESGTFVAELGAALVWFAITQALLFVFCFIYQKCTRFDLHAEIERDNAAAGVALGGSLVAFGLLLGFFVKSYDSLIALAIWGVVSAFLLIITRVVMDKLLLSGAHLDDEIHQDQNWGAALIEVSTAVGVSLLIQGAFF, from the coding sequence ATGTTCGATAACGCATTCGATTTCTCCCCGCTCAGTGACCTCGCCGACTGGCGGGTGGCCGTTTACCTCATCGTCGCCGCCGTCATCCTCTGGCTGGCCAAGCTGGTGAACCAAGCCTGCGCCGGCTACTCGCTGAACGATCAGCTCACCAAAGAGGACAACAAAGCGGTCGCCGTTTCCTTCGCCGGATTCCTGCTCTCCCTCTGCCTCGTCATCCACGGCATCCTCACCGCACCTGCCAGCCTCAAGGTGCTGGAGGCGGATGAAAATGCATGGCTGCTCGACCTCGGAAGCACCGCCGTCTGGTCCGGCATCGCCTGCATCCTTCTGCTGGTTTCCCGCGTCTTTAACGACAAGGTGCTCTTTCCCAAGTTTTCCAACAAAAAGGAACTCGTCACCGATCGCAACATCGGCATGGGAGCGGCTCAGGCCGGTTCCTACATCGCCACCGCCCTGGTAATCCGCGCGGTGTTAGGCGATGAAGAGTCCGGCACCTTCGTGGCCGAGCTGGGCGCCGCCCTTGTCTGGTTTGCCATCACCCAGGCCTTGTTATTTGTCTTCTGCTTCATCTATCAGAAATGCACCCGCTTCGATCTCCACGCAGAGATCGAGCGCGACAATGCCGCTGCGGGCGTGGCTCTGGGTGGCAGCTTGGTGGCATTCGGTCTGCTGCTTGGTTTCTTTGTCAAAAGCTACGACAGCCTGATCGCACTCGCCATCTGGGGAGTCGTCTCCGCCTTCCTGCTGATCATCACGCGGGTGGTTATGGACAAGTTGCTGCTCTCCGGCGCCCATCTTGATGATGAGATCCACCAGGACCAAAACTGGGGCGCCGCACTGATCGAGGTCTCCACCGCCGTGGGTGTCTCCCTCCTCATTCAAGGCGCCTTTTTCTAA
- a CDS encoding polyamine aminopropyltransferase: MTPTPNKTQGWILGAVIFVMGGCGLAYEYTFSRIASDLLGNSVQQWAVVIAIMLFCMGMGAEVQRFIPARRVVSAMLGSQLLLALLGGFGPLLMLLAFSYAPYQFGLVHYSLISVIGLLIGFEIPLITRINEGYSEDIRNNLARVLKMDYIGALAGGLLWIFVLPKFFSLHQTAYILAFLTVAATLLCWFFFRKQTRHPALILAGIVVTTGALGVGVAKSHRWSLHAEQQLYLDRVIFSESTQYQHIVLTKDKNSNLRCYINGHIQFSSTDEFIYHEMLVHPPMQLLTHRKRILVLGGGDGLAVRELLKYPDVEEIVLVDLDPEMTRLAAEQADLVGINEGSLTDARVQTISNQAITSDGPYQLELPHQRRTIQPGNPHSPELQVINLDAIAYVQQATGSFDCIILDFPDPSSPDLAKLYSLPFYQALKSKLNADGVIVQQSTSPYRAKEAFLCIGRTLRAAGYSAIPYHDHVPSFGEWGWWIAAHQGTQSEPELRQRLSKVDELPQDLRYLTPDLIRASLYFGKGSLDTAHETISTLTRPSVLEYYLQGWNY; the protein is encoded by the coding sequence ATGACCCCCACCCCTAACAAAACCCAAGGCTGGATTCTCGGCGCGGTGATCTTCGTCATGGGCGGCTGCGGCCTGGCTTACGAATACACTTTTTCAAGGATTGCCTCCGACTTGCTCGGCAACAGCGTGCAGCAGTGGGCTGTGGTGATTGCCATCATGCTGTTCTGCATGGGCATGGGCGCGGAGGTGCAGCGCTTTATTCCGGCGCGGCGGGTGGTTTCGGCGATGTTGGGGTCGCAGTTGTTGTTAGCCTTGTTGGGCGGCTTTGGTCCGCTGCTGATGCTGCTGGCCTTTTCCTACGCTCCCTATCAGTTCGGACTGGTGCACTACTCGCTGATCAGTGTGATTGGGCTACTCATCGGCTTTGAAATCCCCCTGATCACTCGGATCAATGAGGGTTATTCGGAGGACATCCGGAACAACCTCGCACGGGTGTTGAAAATGGACTACATCGGCGCACTGGCGGGCGGCTTGCTATGGATCTTTGTATTGCCGAAATTTTTCTCCCTGCACCAGACGGCATACATTCTGGCATTTCTCACCGTGGCCGCGACTTTGCTCTGCTGGTTTTTCTTTCGCAAACAAACTCGACACCCGGCACTCATCTTGGCGGGGATTGTGGTGACGACTGGTGCGCTTGGAGTGGGTGTGGCGAAGTCGCACCGCTGGTCGCTGCACGCCGAGCAGCAGCTCTATCTCGATCGCGTCATCTTCTCCGAGAGCACCCAGTATCAGCACATTGTTCTCACCAAAGACAAGAACTCCAACCTGCGCTGCTACATCAACGGCCACATTCAATTCTCGTCCACCGATGAGTTTATCTACCACGAAATGTTAGTGCACCCGCCGATGCAGCTGCTGACCCACCGAAAGCGCATCCTCGTGCTCGGTGGTGGCGACGGTTTGGCGGTGCGCGAGCTCCTCAAGTATCCAGACGTCGAAGAGATTGTCTTAGTGGATCTCGACCCGGAAATGACTCGGCTCGCGGCCGAGCAAGCGGATCTCGTCGGCATCAACGAAGGCAGCCTGACCGACGCGCGCGTGCAGACGATTTCCAACCAGGCGATCACTTCAGACGGCCCATACCAACTGGAACTCCCCCACCAACGCCGCACCATTCAACCGGGAAATCCTCACTCGCCAGAACTGCAAGTGATCAATCTGGACGCCATCGCCTACGTGCAGCAGGCGACGGGAAGCTTCGATTGCATCATCCTCGATTTCCCCGACCCCTCCAGCCCAGATCTGGCCAAGCTCTACAGCCTGCCATTCTACCAAGCGCTCAAAAGCAAACTCAATGCCGACGGCGTGATCGTCCAGCAGTCCACCTCACCGTATCGGGCTAAGGAGGCATTTTTATGCATCGGCCGCACACTCAGAGCCGCCGGATACAGCGCCATCCCCTATCACGACCACGTGCCGTCCTTCGGTGAGTGGGGGTGGTGGATCGCCGCGCATCAAGGCACACAATCCGAGCCTGAACTCCGTCAGAGGCTTTCCAAAGTCGATGAACTCCCCCAAGATCTCCGCTACCTCACACCCGACCTCATCCGCGCAAGTCTCTATTTTGGCAAAGGATCGCTCGACACAGCTCACGAAACCATCTCAACATTGACCCGACCCTCAGTCTTAGAGTATTACCTACAAGGCTGGAACTACTAA
- the queA gene encoding tRNA preQ1(34) S-adenosylmethionine ribosyltransferase-isomerase QueA, with protein sequence MLRTTDFDYHLPDELIADRPLDDRAASRMMVIHRDSGKIEHRMFTDITEYLQPNDLLVLNDTKVTPARFFSNDGKIELVCTHKISELVWECLVRPGKKMKPGRTVEIGDATGTVESILESGNRIIRWNQAVDEETHGRLALPHYMNRESDVEDRDRYQTTFAREEGAIAAPTAGLHFTPEILAKLNHTFLTLHVGVGTFRPVKAEFVKDHEMHSERFHLSQESADRINAAKQTGRVVSTGTTCTRVLESLAKDLHPIELTATSGETDIFINPPYNFKVVDVLLTNFHLPQSTLIMLVSAFANRDLILSAYEEAVREKYRFFSYGDCMLIL encoded by the coding sequence GTGCTCCGAACCACCGACTTCGACTACCACCTGCCCGATGAACTCATCGCCGACCGACCGCTCGACGATCGCGCAGCCTCGCGCATGATGGTCATCCACCGCGACTCTGGAAAAATCGAACACCGCATGTTCACCGACATCACGGAGTATCTTCAGCCCAATGACTTGCTGGTGCTCAACGATACCAAAGTCACCCCCGCCCGCTTTTTTTCCAACGATGGGAAGATCGAACTCGTCTGCACCCACAAGATTTCCGAACTCGTCTGGGAATGCCTGGTGCGCCCCGGGAAAAAGATGAAGCCGGGACGCACGGTGGAAATTGGCGACGCCACCGGCACTGTCGAGAGCATCTTGGAAAGTGGCAACCGTATCATCCGCTGGAACCAAGCGGTCGACGAAGAAACCCACGGCCGCCTCGCCCTGCCCCACTACATGAACCGCGAGAGCGACGTGGAAGACCGCGATCGCTACCAGACCACCTTCGCCCGCGAAGAAGGCGCCATCGCCGCTCCCACCGCCGGCCTGCACTTCACTCCAGAGATCCTCGCCAAGCTCAACCACACATTCCTAACACTCCACGTCGGTGTTGGCACCTTCCGCCCGGTGAAAGCGGAGTTCGTCAAGGACCACGAAATGCACTCGGAACGATTCCATCTCAGCCAGGAAAGCGCCGACCGCATCAACGCTGCGAAGCAGACGGGTCGAGTCGTCTCCACCGGCACCACCTGCACCCGCGTGCTCGAATCCCTGGCAAAGGATTTGCATCCAATCGAACTAACAGCAACCAGCGGCGAAACAGACATCTTCATCAACCCGCCCTACAATTTCAAAGTGGTCGATGTGCTGCTCACCAACTTCCACCTCCCCCAGAGCACCCTCATCATGCTGGTCTCCGCCTTTGCCAACCGAGACCTCATTCTTTCTGCCTACGAGGAAGCAGTGCGTGAAAAATACCGCTTCTTTTCCTACGGCGACTGCATGCTCATCCTTTAA
- a CDS encoding glycosyltransferase codes for MPRENMQRLQVDGKFFRAGGRRVFLKMVTYGPFPEPLPEHLAQPLPELQRIRQAGFNAIRLYHEPDLALLGAAAEAGLWVFAGLSWDQGRDFISQPSLLAEARLKLDHGLKSWGQHPALAGLLVGNEIPADMVRWMGVNKVRRVIEQLIEQARAVQPDRLYGYASFPTTEFLEPSNADFTAMNVYLEQREQFAAYLPRLHNVAGDRPVLLSEFGLDTRRGGEDRQSEVLQWAFDESLSAGMAGLTIYSWSDCWLNGQRVMTDWDFGLTDRQGREKPAFHALAAKLPSIQQPEDGLNVADGPMFSVVVCTYNGAHRMHRCLAALTAMTYPHYEIIVVDDGSDDDLEQVVAEYDQVRLISIEHGGLSVARNVGAKAARGEIIAYTDDDCEPDAAWLTWLAHAFGKHGWDACGGPNLPPEPAAEGHGEERLDEAVVASAPGAPSHVLLGDQQAEHLPGCNLVVKKDAFVTIGGFDGNYRVAGDDVDFCWRLSKAGFRMGFHGAAFVWHRRRTSLWRYFKQQYGYGKAEALLMRDHPERFRRAGGARWQGHVYAGGAMCADQGSVIYHGPMGTAGYQQLVLTMQPQRPLRDGYCSRKARRRLALAENIQPWIRSFSRWWFSLGWRSSLEKVPKRKSFILVDSMETFNEYESKWWSASSVSRIEVLEELTHDGWCTLENDSDWDLERNGLRLLLAEEVLDDGRIFLARMECSASSRGRLPADFTGRLESLGLTRI; via the coding sequence GTGCCTCGAGAGAACATGCAGCGCTTGCAAGTGGACGGGAAATTTTTCCGTGCAGGAGGTCGGCGAGTGTTCTTGAAGATGGTGACCTACGGGCCTTTTCCGGAGCCGCTGCCCGAGCATCTGGCACAGCCACTTCCTGAGCTGCAGAGGATTCGGCAGGCGGGATTTAATGCGATTCGACTCTACCACGAACCGGATCTGGCGCTGTTGGGCGCCGCGGCCGAGGCGGGGCTCTGGGTCTTTGCCGGTTTGTCCTGGGACCAGGGGCGGGATTTTATTTCGCAGCCGTCGCTGCTGGCGGAGGCCCGACTGAAACTCGATCATGGTTTGAAAAGTTGGGGGCAACACCCGGCGCTGGCCGGTCTCCTGGTGGGCAACGAGATCCCTGCCGACATGGTCCGCTGGATGGGGGTGAACAAGGTCCGCCGAGTGATTGAGCAGCTCATTGAGCAGGCTAGGGCGGTGCAGCCGGACCGGCTCTACGGCTATGCCAGTTTCCCGACCACGGAATTCCTCGAACCTTCGAATGCGGACTTCACCGCGATGAATGTCTATCTGGAGCAGCGCGAGCAGTTCGCCGCCTACTTGCCGCGCCTGCACAATGTCGCAGGAGATCGTCCGGTGCTGCTCAGTGAGTTCGGCTTGGACACACGCCGCGGCGGTGAAGACCGGCAGAGTGAGGTTCTGCAGTGGGCATTCGATGAATCGCTCAGTGCGGGCATGGCGGGACTGACGATTTATTCTTGGAGCGATTGCTGGCTGAATGGTCAGCGAGTGATGACCGATTGGGACTTCGGCTTGACCGATCGACAAGGGCGCGAGAAGCCAGCCTTCCATGCCCTGGCAGCCAAGTTGCCATCAATCCAACAACCGGAAGACGGATTGAATGTGGCCGACGGGCCGATGTTTTCCGTGGTGGTCTGCACTTACAATGGTGCGCACCGTATGCACCGCTGCCTCGCGGCTCTAACGGCAATGACCTACCCTCATTATGAAATCATCGTGGTCGACGACGGTTCAGACGATGATCTCGAACAGGTGGTCGCTGAGTATGATCAGGTCCGTTTAATTTCCATCGAACACGGAGGTTTGAGTGTGGCTCGTAACGTGGGGGCGAAAGCAGCCCGGGGAGAGATTATTGCTTACACCGATGACGATTGTGAACCGGACGCCGCCTGGCTGACGTGGTTGGCCCATGCCTTTGGTAAACATGGTTGGGACGCCTGTGGGGGACCGAATTTACCTCCGGAGCCAGCGGCTGAGGGGCATGGTGAGGAACGTTTGGATGAAGCGGTGGTGGCCTCGGCGCCTGGAGCGCCATCGCATGTTTTATTAGGCGATCAACAGGCCGAGCATTTACCGGGGTGTAATTTGGTGGTGAAAAAAGACGCCTTTGTCACGATCGGTGGATTTGACGGCAATTACCGGGTGGCTGGCGATGATGTCGACTTCTGCTGGCGACTAAGTAAAGCAGGCTTTCGCATGGGGTTTCACGGTGCTGCCTTTGTCTGGCACCGACGGCGAACCTCGCTGTGGCGGTATTTCAAGCAGCAGTATGGCTACGGTAAGGCGGAGGCTTTGCTGATGCGCGATCATCCGGAGCGATTTCGTAGAGCTGGTGGCGCACGCTGGCAGGGGCATGTCTATGCCGGAGGTGCAATGTGTGCCGACCAAGGGAGTGTGATCTATCACGGCCCGATGGGCACCGCTGGCTACCAGCAGCTGGTCCTGACGATGCAGCCGCAACGCCCCTTGCGCGATGGCTACTGCTCTCGGAAAGCTCGACGTCGGCTGGCTCTCGCCGAGAATATTCAACCTTGGATTCGAAGTTTCTCGCGCTGGTGGTTCAGTTTGGGCTGGCGGTCGAGTTTGGAAAAGGTGCCGAAGCGCAAGTCATTCATTCTGGTCGATAGCATGGAGACCTTCAATGAGTATGAATCGAAATGGTGGAGTGCGTCCAGCGTGTCGCGCATAGAGGTGCTGGAAGAGTTGACTCATGACGGCTGGTGCACGCTGGAAAATGATAGCGACTGGGATCTGGAGCGTAACGGACTGCGACTTCTGCTCGCTGAGGAGGTGCTGGATGATGGTCGGATCTTCCTGGCGCGCATGGAGTGCAGCGCGAGTAGTCGGGGTCGACTGCCTGCTGACTTTACGGGGCGATTGGAGTCGCTGGGACTGACTCGTATTTAA
- a CDS encoding ABC transporter ATP-binding protein, with product MIDVRNLSKRYGRHTAVNDLTFEVGAGKIVGFLGPNGAGKTTTLRMLTGYLPPSSGSANIAGYDIFRQSLKARRNIGYMPENVPLYDDMRVREYLKYRAQIKGLKGKQARTNIAEAMDLCGLTHVRRKMIKTLSKGYRQRVGLADALVHKPDLLILDEPTNGLDPNQIRSIRNLIKRLGETHTILVSTHILHEVEMTCDHVIIIDEGKIKATGSPAELVHNMRTAGKITVELLADAETAAGAIGRLEHVKKVITETTSDEWSKFSVLVDSGTDTRERIANIASQYGWPMRTLHRQKSTLEEVFVELTRKD from the coding sequence ATGATCGACGTCCGCAACCTCAGCAAACGCTACGGAAGACACACCGCTGTCAACGACCTCACTTTCGAGGTTGGCGCCGGAAAAATTGTTGGATTCCTCGGGCCTAACGGCGCGGGAAAAACCACCACGCTCCGGATGCTTACCGGCTACCTCCCACCTTCGTCCGGGAGCGCGAATATCGCCGGCTACGACATCTTCAGGCAGTCGCTCAAAGCCCGCCGCAACATCGGCTACATGCCGGAGAACGTGCCACTTTATGACGACATGCGGGTGCGCGAATACCTCAAATACCGCGCTCAGATCAAAGGACTTAAAGGCAAGCAGGCACGCACCAACATTGCCGAAGCCATGGACCTCTGCGGCCTGACCCACGTGCGCCGGAAAATGATCAAAACGCTCTCCAAAGGATACCGTCAACGGGTCGGCCTCGCCGATGCCCTGGTGCACAAACCGGACCTGCTGATCCTCGACGAACCGACCAATGGGCTCGACCCCAACCAAATCCGCTCAATCCGTAACCTGATCAAGCGACTGGGAGAAACGCATACGATTCTGGTTTCCACCCACATTCTCCATGAGGTGGAAATGACCTGCGATCACGTCATCATTATCGATGAAGGCAAAATCAAAGCCACCGGCTCGCCGGCCGAACTGGTACATAACATGCGCACCGCAGGAAAAATCACCGTGGAGCTGCTCGCCGATGCCGAGACGGCCGCCGGCGCAATTGGACGACTCGAACACGTCAAAAAAGTCATCACCGAAACCACCAGTGATGAGTGGTCCAAGTTCTCCGTGCTGGTGGACTCCGGCACTGACACCCGCGAACGCATTGCCAACATAGCAAGCCAATACGGCTGGCCGATGCGCACCCTGCACCGCCAGAAATCAACACTGGAGGAGGTCTTCGTGGAATTGACCCGCAAGGATTAA
- a CDS encoding 2-oxoglutarate dehydrogenase E1 component has protein sequence MKSSVSSRFNAELLEQNYNQWCEDPQSVSSDWCAFFEGFELGHTQLKKKADAAGVAAPVGDTVSEHSLNFRGKVVSLVYNYRTLGHTQAHLNPLDEGGARNPRLELSQFGLDDSDLDREVSTQFFRTGQTMKLRDMVEALEETYSGYIGFEFMHIHNTEVRNWIRARIEQRFQTQPRMKIDKAQVLRWLLESQLFESFIAKKFLGEKRFSLEGGEGAMVVLNTILEQCPTAGVMEIEMGMAHRGRLNVLRNFLRKSLTTLLYEFTPNYVPDLVAGDGDVKYHLGYEGFRELPEGEIRVSLAANPSHLEAVNAVVEGKARARQRMIGDDGAKSDRTKVLPILLHGDAAFAGQGPVAEVLNLSQLPGYRTGGTIHLIINNQIGFTTMPEDARSSDYATDVAKMIEAPIIHVNGEEPTELAWAAITALEFRQRFGRDVVIDMYCYRRHGHNEADQAAFTQPHIYKKVDARKPIGDLYKARVVQEGALSQQEADGIQSEIEEALEAGYQRMVKHMDAGDRTVFSGSTAEPQPSYSHAPVPTGITREALQHVGKVLTTIPEGFNLHNTLAKRFIPRRKEALEKGTHFDWAFAESLAWGSLLMEGNPVRLSGQDVRRGTFSHRHAVFYDSETRERYIPLTHVSDDQAKFCVYNSLLSEAAVLGFDYGYSLGCTNMLIMWEAQFGDFANGAQVIIDQFISSAESKWQTPSSMVMLLPHGYEGMGPEHSSARLERFLQLCAEKNMQVANLTTPAQYFHILRRQKKRSFRKPLVLMTPKSLLTRPEAVSTEADFLEGACFQEILPDIKDFDKPEDIERVVFCTGKVFYDLAEYRDEKEIDNTAIIRIEQLYPFNDQMLELILSQYPNAKKWVWAQEEPKNMGAWSYIVPRLQEILEGHIRYAGRKPSSSPAAGSKAMHKREQLMLIEQAFEV, from the coding sequence ATGAAATCGTCCGTTTCCTCTCGTTTTAACGCTGAATTGCTGGAGCAAAATTATAACCAATGGTGCGAAGACCCACAGTCAGTCAGTTCTGATTGGTGCGCATTTTTCGAAGGCTTTGAACTTGGCCATACTCAGCTGAAAAAGAAGGCAGATGCTGCCGGAGTCGCTGCACCTGTTGGGGATACTGTTAGCGAGCACTCTTTGAATTTCCGCGGTAAGGTTGTTAGCCTTGTCTACAACTACCGCACCCTCGGCCACACTCAGGCCCATCTGAACCCACTGGACGAAGGTGGCGCACGCAATCCACGTCTCGAGCTGTCTCAGTTCGGTCTGGACGATAGCGATCTCGATCGTGAAGTCTCCACCCAGTTTTTCCGCACCGGGCAGACAATGAAGCTGCGCGATATGGTCGAAGCACTTGAGGAGACCTATTCCGGATACATTGGCTTCGAGTTCATGCACATCCACAACACGGAGGTTCGCAATTGGATTCGTGCTCGCATTGAGCAGCGCTTCCAGACCCAGCCACGGATGAAAATCGATAAGGCACAGGTGCTGCGTTGGTTATTGGAGTCCCAGCTTTTCGAGTCGTTTATTGCGAAGAAGTTCCTCGGTGAAAAACGCTTCTCCCTCGAGGGCGGTGAAGGTGCCATGGTGGTGCTGAATACCATCCTTGAACAGTGTCCTACCGCTGGCGTGATGGAGATCGAGATGGGCATGGCCCACCGCGGTCGTCTGAACGTGCTGCGCAACTTCTTGCGCAAGTCGTTGACCACACTGCTTTACGAATTCACACCGAACTACGTGCCAGACCTGGTGGCCGGTGACGGCGACGTCAAATACCACCTCGGATACGAAGGTTTCCGCGAGCTGCCAGAGGGCGAGATCCGCGTCAGCCTCGCTGCCAACCCCAGCCACCTGGAAGCGGTGAATGCTGTGGTGGAAGGTAAAGCCCGCGCTCGCCAGCGCATGATTGGCGATGATGGAGCCAAGAGCGATCGCACCAAGGTGCTGCCCATCCTGCTTCACGGTGACGCCGCCTTTGCGGGTCAGGGGCCTGTCGCAGAAGTCTTGAACCTTTCCCAGCTGCCCGGCTACCGCACCGGCGGCACCATCCACCTGATCATCAACAATCAGATCGGCTTCACCACCATGCCGGAAGATGCCCGCTCGTCGGACTACGCAACGGACGTGGCAAAAATGATCGAGGCTCCCATCATTCACGTCAATGGTGAGGAACCCACCGAGCTGGCTTGGGCTGCGATCACAGCGCTTGAGTTCAGACAACGTTTCGGTCGCGATGTGGTGATCGATATGTATTGCTACCGTCGCCACGGCCACAACGAGGCTGACCAGGCTGCGTTCACCCAGCCGCACATTTACAAGAAAGTCGACGCCCGCAAGCCGATTGGCGACCTTTACAAAGCCCGCGTGGTGCAAGAGGGCGCTCTGTCTCAGCAGGAGGCCGATGGTATCCAGAGCGAGATCGAAGAAGCTCTCGAAGCGGGTTACCAGAGAATGGTCAAGCACATGGATGCCGGTGATCGCACCGTCTTCAGTGGTTCCACCGCGGAGCCTCAGCCATCTTACTCACACGCACCGGTTCCCACCGGTATCACCCGTGAGGCTCTGCAACACGTCGGCAAAGTGCTCACCACCATCCCCGAAGGATTCAATCTTCACAACACCCTGGCCAAGCGCTTTATTCCTCGTCGGAAAGAGGCGTTGGAAAAAGGAACTCACTTCGACTGGGCCTTCGCCGAGTCACTGGCATGGGGATCGCTGCTGATGGAGGGGAATCCTGTTCGCCTTTCCGGTCAGGACGTTCGCCGTGGCACCTTTAGTCACCGTCACGCCGTGTTCTATGATTCGGAAACCCGCGAGCGCTACATTCCTCTCACCCACGTTTCTGACGACCAAGCGAAGTTCTGCGTTTACAACAGTCTGCTTTCCGAAGCCGCTGTCTTAGGTTTCGACTACGGTTACTCGCTCGGCTGCACCAACATGTTGATCATGTGGGAAGCTCAGTTCGGCGATTTCGCCAACGGTGCTCAGGTCATCATCGATCAGTTTATCTCCTCCGCCGAATCTAAATGGCAGACACCGAGCAGCATGGTGATGTTGCTTCCTCATGGTTACGAAGGCATGGGGCCAGAACACTCCAGCGCCCGTCTCGAGCGCTTCCTTCAGCTCTGTGCCGAGAAGAACATGCAGGTGGCCAACCTAACCACTCCAGCCCAGTATTTCCACATTCTCCGTCGCCAGAAAAAACGGAGCTTCCGCAAGCCGCTGGTGCTGATGACTCCCAAGAGTCTGCTGACCCGTCCGGAAGCCGTGTCCACCGAGGCCGACTTCCTCGAGGGCGCATGCTTCCAAGAAATCCTTCCCGACATCAAGGACTTCGACAAGCCGGAGGACATCGAACGCGTCGTCTTCTGCACCGGCAAGGTCTTCTATGATTTGGCGGAATACCGCGACGAGAAGGAGATCGATAACACCGCGATCATTCGTATCGAGCAACTCTACCCGTTTAACGACCAGATGCTCGAGCTCATCCTCAGCCAGTATCCCAATGCCAAGAAGTGGGTATGGGCCCAGGAAGAGCCTAAGAACATGGGGGCATGGAGCTACATCGTGCCGCGCCTCCAGGAAATCCTCGAAGGTCACATCCGCTACGCAGGTCGCAAACCATCATCCAGCCCCGCAGCTGGCTCCAAGGCAATGCACAAGCGCGAACAGCTCATGCTGATCGAGCAGGCTTTCGAAGTTTAA